A portion of the Myxococcales bacterium genome contains these proteins:
- a CDS encoding methionyl-tRNA formyltransferase, whose product MKIIFMGSAAFAVPSLMALAEAEHEIAEVVTQPDKPAGRGREITPCPIAAKARKMNLQLYQPKSVKKPEVISHFKERAPDLIAIVAYGKILPIELIEIPKFGCVNVHSSLLPKYRGAAPINWAIINGETETGVTTMRINEEMDAGEILLSCKTDIDDVEDAPMLHDRLAQMGSNLLVETISQIESGRIRPRNQDHTKATYAPMIRKEDGLIDWSMRAKDIYNRVRGFKPWPGAFTHLGGKSLRIHEAALTDLDFDAAPGEIIETDGALAVKCGSGVLYLIEVQLEGKKKMPAQDFLRGYKVKKGTILK is encoded by the coding sequence ATGAAAATCATCTTCATGGGCTCTGCGGCATTCGCGGTTCCTTCACTTATGGCGCTCGCCGAGGCCGAACATGAGATCGCAGAGGTTGTCACCCAGCCTGATAAACCAGCAGGCCGTGGGCGAGAGATAACCCCATGTCCGATAGCAGCGAAGGCGCGGAAGATGAATCTTCAACTCTATCAGCCAAAGAGCGTAAAGAAGCCCGAGGTTATTTCACACTTTAAAGAAAGAGCGCCGGATCTTATCGCGATAGTTGCGTACGGCAAAATTCTGCCGATCGAGCTCATCGAGATACCCAAATTCGGATGCGTTAATGTGCACTCTTCATTGCTGCCCAAATACAGGGGAGCTGCCCCGATAAACTGGGCTATAATCAACGGTGAAACTGAGACTGGCGTCACAACAATGAGGATCAACGAAGAGATGGATGCCGGTGAAATACTGTTGTCCTGCAAAACCGACATCGACGACGTCGAAGACGCACCGATGCTTCACGACAGGCTGGCGCAGATGGGATCTAACCTCCTCGTTGAAACGATATCCCAGATAGAGTCCGGCAGGATAAGACCGCGCAATCAAGACCATACCAAGGCAACATATGCGCCAATGATCAGAAAGGAAGACGGACTGATAGACTGGTCGATGCGCGCCAAAGATATATACAACAGGGTAAGGGGGTTCAAGCCCTGGCCGGGGGCATTTACACATCTGGGAGGCAAATCACTTCGCATTCATGAAGCCGCCCTTACGGATCTGGATTTCGACGCAGCGCCCGGAGAGATAATCGAAACGGACGGAGCTCTCGCAGTCAAATGCGGAAGCGGAGTTTTATATCTCATCGAGGTACAGCTCGAGGGAAAAAAGAAGATGCCGGCTCAGGATTTTTTACGCGGCTACAAAGTCAAGAAAGGAACTATCTTAAAATGA
- a CDS encoding cation transporter, giving the protein MQKKRTALVAIVIPLFLAIVKGAIGFATMSISVLASALDSLMDVFSSSITAFAVSASEKPADENHPFGHAKAEAIAGLVQAVLIMVSASFLVYQALRRIALGYSLKEEGLALGIMLASVIFSIFLSASMKKAGRIFNSTAFEASALNFTSDIWTNSGVIVALGLEKWWHVKNADPIISILISLYIIISAARIGHSAISQLMDRTLPREFLDLIGETIRAHRPMAKGYHNLRTRWVGGEKFIEFHLELENELSFREAHDLTEIIISEIRAKIPNSRLMVHSDPEECTKHAKHPPDVI; this is encoded by the coding sequence ATGCAGAAAAAAAGAACAGCTCTTGTCGCCATAGTCATCCCTTTGTTTCTCGCAATCGTGAAGGGGGCAATAGGCTTCGCCACCATGTCCATCAGCGTCCTTGCCAGCGCACTCGACTCGCTGATGGACGTATTCTCATCGTCGATAACCGCTTTTGCGGTATCGGCATCTGAAAAGCCGGCCGATGAAAATCATCCATTCGGACATGCGAAGGCTGAAGCGATAGCCGGGCTCGTGCAAGCAGTTCTCATAATGGTCTCCGCCAGCTTTCTCGTCTATCAGGCCTTGAGGAGAATCGCGCTCGGCTATTCACTCAAAGAAGAAGGCTTGGCGCTGGGGATCATGCTGGCCTCGGTTATATTCAGCATCTTTCTTTCAGCCAGCATGAAAAAAGCCGGGAGAATATTCAATTCCACGGCATTCGAGGCATCGGCGCTCAATTTCACATCGGATATATGGACCAACTCCGGAGTCATAGTTGCGCTGGGGCTTGAAAAATGGTGGCACGTAAAAAATGCCGATCCGATAATATCGATACTCATATCGCTCTACATAATAATATCCGCAGCGAGAATAGGACATAGCGCCATATCCCAGTTGATGGACAGAACGCTTCCCAGGGAATTTCTAGATTTGATCGGAGAGACAATCCGCGCCCACAGGCCGATGGCCAAAGGTTACCACAATCTTCGTACGAGATGGGTCGGCGGAGAGAAATTCATAGAGTTCCATCTGGAGCTTGAAAATGAACTTTCATTTCGTGAAGCACACGATCTGACAGAAATTATAATATCCGAAATACGCGCTAAGATACCCAACTCTAGACTCATGGTCCACAGCGATCCGGAAGAATGCACAAAACACGCTAAACACCCTCCAGACGTCATTTAA
- the def gene encoding peptide deformylase yields the protein MIRKIITHPNPILRKVAKPVLEVDDEIRTLLADMVETMYADGGVGLAAPQVAVSLRVIVIDIDSEASEKKYGVLKIVNPEITDREGQIEWEEGCLSVPDFRIKMKRSARVTLRYLDENGIRKTLDCKELLSIAVQHEIDHLDGKLIIDCASGLKQDMYLKKIEKKKKEGISF from the coding sequence ATGATACGAAAAATCATAACACACCCTAATCCAATCCTGCGCAAGGTTGCCAAACCGGTTTTAGAGGTTGATGATGAAATCCGTACCCTCCTAGCTGACATGGTCGAGACCATGTACGCCGATGGGGGAGTCGGTCTGGCCGCCCCTCAGGTAGCGGTAAGCCTCAGGGTTATCGTGATAGACATAGATTCGGAGGCGTCCGAAAAAAAATACGGCGTTCTGAAAATTGTAAATCCGGAAATAACCGACAGAGAGGGTCAGATCGAATGGGAAGAGGGATGCCTCTCCGTCCCCGATTTCAGGATAAAGATGAAGAGAAGCGCCCGGGTTACCCTTCGATATCTCGATGAAAACGGCATAAGAAAGACACTCGATTGCAAAGAGCTTCTCTCCATCGCAGTACAGCATGAGATAGACCATTTAGACGGCAAGCTCATCATCGATTGCGCCAGCGGACTCAAACAGGATATGTACCTGAAAAAAATCGAAAAGAAGAAAAAGGAAGGGATTTCATTCTAG
- a CDS encoding ribulose-phosphate 3-epimerase has protein sequence MIAPSILSADFAKLGEEISAVERAGADVIHIDVMDGHFVPNITIGPLVVKGIRKTTRLPLDCHLMIEEPEKYIAAFAKAGADWISVHVETSDLRNLLPDIRKLECKAGIVINPPTPVEKIFPYLELADFVLIMTVNPGFGGQKMIYDSVEKISIIKKRLKEMGASIPVEVDGGVNSNTVNRVLSAGADIIVAGSAIFESNDYAKSIASLR, from the coding sequence ATGATTGCACCCTCTATACTTTCAGCCGATTTTGCAAAGCTAGGCGAAGAAATTTCAGCGGTCGAACGCGCCGGGGCTGATGTCATACATATTGACGTCATGGATGGTCACTTCGTCCCAAATATAACGATAGGCCCTCTGGTGGTGAAGGGAATACGCAAGACGACAAGGCTTCCGTTGGATTGCCATCTTATGATAGAAGAACCCGAAAAATACATAGCGGCCTTTGCAAAGGCAGGGGCTGACTGGATATCGGTTCACGTCGAAACTTCAGATTTGCGAAACCTTCTCCCGGACATAAGAAAACTGGAATGCAAGGCGGGTATCGTAATCAACCCTCCTACTCCTGTCGAAAAGATTTTTCCATATCTCGAACTCGCCGACTTCGTGCTTATAATGACCGTAAACCCGGGCTTTGGCGGGCAGAAAATGATATACGATTCGGTGGAAAAAATCTCCATCATCAAAAAACGGCTGAAAGAGATGGGGGCATCAATACCAGTCGAAGTTGACGGCGGAGTAAATTCCAACACGGTTAACAGGGTTCTTAGCGCTGGCGCGGACATAATAGTAGCGGGGTCGGCCATCTTCGAATCCAACGACTATGCAAAATCAATAGCTTCGCTGCGCTGA
- the elbB gene encoding isoprenoid biosynthesis glyoxalase ElbB: protein MGSRKKVAVILAGCGRLDGTEISEAVCTLLSIDLLGAEAVCAAPRGEFEVIHPISDNPMGEKREMLLESARISRGKISDIEALNPEKIDAAVIPGGRGIGINLCNLNVKGASCDMNPGFQKFLTEMHKMGKPLCGICLGTVILARSLHLMGITAGITTGGKGFFAKMVESMGHTHIECSPSSCVSDDKSRIVTTPAFMNASSLSETWLGIQKAVSALMEFAR, encoded by the coding sequence ATGGGATCCAGGAAAAAGGTGGCTGTGATTTTAGCAGGTTGTGGCAGGCTCGATGGCACTGAAATAAGCGAGGCGGTGTGTACGCTGCTTTCGATAGACCTCCTGGGGGCTGAAGCCGTATGTGCTGCGCCTCGAGGTGAATTTGAAGTGATACACCCCATTTCAGATAATCCCATGGGCGAGAAGAGGGAAATGCTTTTGGAAAGCGCTAGGATATCTAGGGGAAAAATTTCTGACATTGAAGCTCTAAATCCGGAAAAGATCGATGCAGCTGTGATTCCAGGGGGAAGAGGGATCGGCATCAACCTCTGTAATCTGAATGTAAAAGGCGCCTCCTGCGATATGAATCCCGGGTTTCAGAAGTTTTTGACGGAGATGCACAAAATGGGCAAACCTCTTTGCGGAATATGCCTTGGCACGGTAATTCTTGCGAGATCGCTGCATTTGATGGGAATAACAGCCGGGATAACTACAGGCGGAAAGGGTTTTTTTGCCAAGATGGTGGAATCCATGGGTCATACCCATATAGAGTGCAGCCCAAGTTCATGCGTATCCGATGACAAGTCGAGGATCGTGACCACCCCTGCATTCATGAACGCTTCTTCGTTGTCCGAGACGTGGCTCGGAATCCAGAAAGCTGTTTCAGCGCTGATGGAGTTTGCACGGTGA
- the priA gene encoding primosomal protein N' yields the protein MKYADIAIQSPVFKLFTYSFDDAQNISPGMRVEVEFRGKKRIGLCFATSDDPTPGIPPAKIKKISSVLDQKPSFSTAMLKLAEWMSSYYCAPIGEVVRCALPSRMLKSNSPKTTRASSPHEIRPEGGISTLNREQAAASAEIIRSSSDGESRVFLLHGITGSGKTEVYLEIFGEMVSKGRTALLLVPEIGLTPQLTSRAVAKFKDDVAVYHSGLTDAQRHEQWLRIRDGKAKVVIGTRSALFAPLERLGVIVVDEEHDPSFKQDDGFQYNARDAAVMRAKLEGAVAILGSATPSLESLYNVKAGKYSKLEMNSRANFSRLPEITIVDMRAKQKREDRNKSEGNRKKRELCALSPELYDAIEKTLNSGEQTMLFVGRRGFASLIQCAGCGEVIKCPNCDISLALHGNSGKKEKLNCHYCGYSIDAPNTCSVCGSDQISPIGFGTERIEAEITDFFPSAKVARLDSDTVMRSSTRRKILNDMRSGKIDVLIGTQMITKGHDFPDVTLVGVISADLSLSIPDFRSAERTFQLLTQVAGRAGRRNRPGRVIIQTRQPSHLSLVSAKNHDCASFAEAEIAQRIESGYPPFTRLANIRISSTEKKKARMAAETAAEIIKKMLLESRSESGIKLLGPAPAIIEKLRGRYRWQMLLKAPSASALSSLLKNARPKIESSLPGNVRFGIDVDPLNLL from the coding sequence ATGAAATACGCGGACATAGCCATACAATCGCCGGTCTTCAAGCTATTCACCTACTCCTTCGACGACGCTCAAAATATCTCCCCTGGAATGAGAGTCGAGGTCGAATTCAGAGGAAAAAAAAGGATAGGGCTTTGCTTTGCTACATCGGACGACCCAACCCCCGGCATTCCCCCTGCCAAGATCAAAAAAATATCATCCGTACTGGATCAGAAACCGTCATTTTCGACGGCTATGCTCAAACTCGCAGAATGGATGTCTTCATACTACTGCGCTCCGATAGGGGAAGTAGTGAGATGCGCACTTCCATCCAGGATGCTCAAAAGCAATTCGCCGAAGACGACACGCGCCTCCTCCCCACATGAGATAAGGCCCGAGGGCGGCATCTCCACGCTAAATCGTGAGCAGGCGGCCGCCTCTGCCGAGATAATAAGATCATCTTCTGATGGGGAATCTAGGGTATTCCTCCTTCACGGAATAACAGGAAGCGGCAAGACAGAGGTCTATTTGGAAATCTTTGGAGAGATGGTCTCTAAAGGGAGGACCGCTCTCCTGCTGGTCCCGGAAATAGGGTTGACTCCGCAGTTGACTTCCAGAGCCGTCGCAAAATTCAAGGATGATGTTGCCGTGTACCATTCCGGGCTCACCGACGCACAAAGGCACGAGCAGTGGCTGCGCATAAGAGACGGAAAAGCCAAGGTCGTCATCGGAACTCGTTCAGCGCTCTTCGCTCCCCTTGAAAGACTCGGAGTGATAGTCGTCGACGAGGAGCACGACCCATCATTCAAACAGGACGACGGCTTTCAATACAACGCGCGCGACGCAGCAGTTATGCGCGCAAAGCTGGAAGGGGCTGTGGCGATACTGGGAAGCGCCACGCCATCCTTGGAAAGCCTCTATAATGTAAAGGCGGGAAAGTATTCCAAACTCGAGATGAATAGCCGTGCAAACTTCTCCAGACTCCCAGAGATCACCATCGTCGACATGAGAGCTAAACAGAAAAGAGAAGATCGCAACAAAAGTGAAGGGAATCGCAAGAAGCGCGAACTCTGCGCCCTCTCCCCAGAGCTCTATGACGCAATAGAAAAGACATTGAACTCCGGAGAGCAGACAATGCTCTTTGTCGGAAGACGGGGTTTCGCAAGCCTCATACAGTGCGCAGGCTGCGGCGAAGTGATCAAATGCCCTAACTGCGACATATCACTGGCGCTTCACGGAAATTCAGGAAAAAAGGAAAAATTAAATTGCCATTACTGCGGCTATAGCATAGACGCCCCAAACACCTGCTCCGTATGCGGGTCCGACCAGATATCACCTATAGGCTTCGGAACGGAGCGCATAGAGGCGGAGATAACGGATTTTTTCCCTTCAGCAAAAGTAGCCAGGCTGGACAGCGACACGGTGATGCGCTCATCGACGCGAAGAAAAATCTTGAATGACATGCGTAGCGGAAAAATCGACGTACTCATAGGAACACAGATGATCACGAAGGGGCACGATTTCCCCGATGTGACTCTCGTGGGCGTAATCTCTGCCGACCTTTCCTTGTCTATACCAGATTTTCGGTCCGCCGAGAGAACATTCCAGCTTCTCACGCAGGTCGCCGGCCGCGCGGGAAGAAGAAATCGCCCCGGCAGGGTAATAATCCAAACAAGACAGCCATCGCACCTGAGCCTGGTTTCCGCAAAGAATCACGACTGCGCATCATTCGCCGAAGCCGAGATCGCCCAGAGAATTGAGAGCGGCTATCCCCCTTTCACGCGTCTGGCGAACATAAGAATATCTTCCACCGAAAAAAAGAAGGCCCGGATGGCCGCCGAGACTGCCGCGGAGATAATAAAGAAGATGCTTCTGGAAAGCCGTTCTGAAAGCGGAATCAAACTGCTCGGGCCCGCCCCCGCCATCATAGAAAAGCTGCGGGGACGATATCGCTGGCAGATGCTCTTAAAAGCGCCATCTGCATCAGCCCTTTCCTCATTGCTGAAAAACGCGCGACCGAAAATTGAGAGCTCACTGCCCGGAAACGTCCGGTTCGGCATAGATGTAGACCCCCTCAATCTTTTATAA
- a CDS encoding FAD-dependent oxidoreductase, translated as MNSTENKPKPVIFNSEKEMPYFDICSATMEWNETGSWRYLRPSYVEKIPACQASCPTGNDIERWIRFMQDGEVEKAWQAATLENPFPAIMGRVCFHPCMEGCNRCEMGGAVNINMLERALGDAIGDKIPTPEPFAAKSGKKVAAVGAGPAGLAFAYHITRLGHKAVVYDREKMAGGMLRYGIPSYRLPRRVIDREIDSLKRMGVEFKLGQEIKDAAHLEEIVREYDATFVATGAHKSRPMGVSDEKSEGVTSGLNFLKSIEHSKKINIGSKVLVVGGGNTAIDTARTAKRLGAEVTVIYRRSVAEMPASQEEIQAALDEGVRIEILMAPKRVIVKSGKAKGLECLRMKLGDPDESGRRRPVPIEGSEMMFDADAIFSAIGEEIENRIIPAAIHIKDGSLVADEFGKTSLKGMFAGGDITAGSRTVVDALGDGKRSAIAIDCILRGENPADIIPRITIPGTSTPLMSKYLEHRTGKVHNASTDSKTEMLGEIVRFTDLNSAYFTHSTPAEKPSLPLEKRFSGDPFTEVHASPAEDIKSSELSRCFHCGRCTECDNCYIYCPDLAIAKKSSGFEIDLYYCKGCGLCSHECPRAAMRMTEEPTEF; from the coding sequence ATGAACAGCACAGAAAACAAACCAAAACCTGTAATCTTCAACAGCGAAAAAGAGATGCCATATTTTGACATCTGCTCGGCCACGATGGAGTGGAACGAGACTGGGTCATGGCGCTACCTTCGCCCAAGCTACGTTGAAAAAATTCCGGCTTGCCAAGCATCATGTCCCACCGGAAACGACATAGAGCGCTGGATAAGGTTCATGCAAGATGGCGAAGTCGAAAAGGCGTGGCAGGCGGCAACATTGGAAAATCCATTTCCAGCTATAATGGGGCGCGTCTGCTTTCATCCGTGCATGGAAGGCTGCAACAGGTGCGAGATGGGTGGCGCGGTCAACATCAACATGCTCGAAAGAGCCCTCGGCGATGCGATAGGAGATAAAATTCCAACGCCGGAACCATTTGCGGCAAAAAGCGGCAAAAAAGTTGCTGCTGTTGGAGCCGGCCCGGCGGGGCTGGCATTCGCTTACCACATCACCAGGCTCGGCCATAAAGCGGTCGTCTATGACAGGGAAAAAATGGCGGGTGGAATGCTTCGCTATGGCATTCCATCCTACCGCCTTCCAAGAAGAGTAATCGACAGGGAGATCGACTCGCTGAAGAGGATGGGAGTAGAATTCAAACTTGGCCAAGAAATAAAGGACGCTGCACACCTGGAGGAGATCGTGCGTGAATACGACGCAACCTTCGTCGCCACAGGGGCGCACAAATCCCGTCCGATGGGAGTTTCTGACGAAAAGAGCGAGGGCGTGACATCCGGACTCAACTTCCTCAAATCCATAGAACACAGCAAGAAGATAAACATAGGAAGCAAGGTCTTGGTGGTTGGCGGAGGAAATACCGCAATCGACACTGCAAGAACTGCGAAGAGGCTCGGCGCAGAAGTTACGGTGATCTACCGCAGATCCGTTGCGGAAATGCCTGCATCTCAGGAAGAGATCCAGGCAGCCCTCGACGAGGGGGTCCGTATAGAGATACTCATGGCTCCAAAGAGAGTCATAGTAAAATCCGGAAAGGCAAAAGGGCTTGAATGCCTGCGCATGAAGCTTGGAGATCCCGACGAGTCCGGAAGACGCCGCCCCGTTCCAATCGAAGGTTCAGAAATGATGTTCGATGCTGACGCCATCTTCTCCGCCATAGGGGAGGAGATAGAAAACAGGATCATCCCTGCCGCAATACATATAAAAGATGGTTCTCTGGTAGCGGATGAGTTTGGCAAGACCTCCTTGAAGGGGATGTTCGCTGGCGGAGATATAACAGCAGGCTCCCGTACTGTCGTCGACGCCCTCGGCGATGGCAAACGCAGCGCCATAGCCATAGATTGCATTCTACGAGGAGAAAACCCAGCCGACATCATTCCAAGGATAACCATCCCTGGCACGTCCACGCCTCTGATGTCGAAATATCTGGAACACAGAACGGGCAAAGTTCACAATGCGTCAACGGATTCTAAGACAGAGATGCTGGGCGAGATCGTACGATTTACCGACCTCAACAGCGCCTATTTCACGCACTCAACTCCTGCGGAAAAACCATCTCTGCCCTTGGAAAAAAGATTCTCAGGCGACCCGTTCACAGAGGTTCACGCTTCGCCAGCGGAAGATATAAAATCATCGGAACTCTCAAGATGTTTTCACTGTGGCAGATGCACGGAGTGCGATAACTGCTACATATACTGCCCCGACTTGGCGATCGCCAAAAAAAGCTCCGGTTTCGAGATAGACCTCTACTACTGCAAGGGATGCGGTCTTTGTTCCCACGAATGCCCGCGCGCAGCAATGAGGATGACCGAAGAACCAACCGAATTTTGA
- a CDS encoding pyruvate ferredoxin oxidoreductase, giving the protein MIEIRFHGRGGQGAVIGGKILATAIFSEGNFVQAFPTFGVERRGAPVAAFVRIDKEKIDLRSQIYTPDHLIILDSTLLKNPATFKGFKKEGWVLINSKKSPEELKASAQMSEFKIACVDASGIAARNRLGSQTSPIVNTAILGAFCRITGICSMDSISNAIRKGVPIKPDANIKAAMEAYDEVLFSSEH; this is encoded by the coding sequence ATGATCGAGATTCGCTTTCACGGACGTGGCGGCCAAGGAGCTGTGATCGGCGGAAAGATCCTGGCCACTGCCATTTTTTCGGAAGGAAACTTCGTTCAGGCATTCCCAACATTCGGAGTTGAAAGACGCGGAGCTCCCGTGGCCGCATTCGTTCGAATAGACAAAGAAAAAATAGACCTGAGAAGTCAGATATACACCCCAGACCACCTCATCATACTCGACTCGACGCTCTTAAAAAATCCGGCCACCTTCAAGGGATTCAAAAAAGAAGGCTGGGTTCTCATCAATTCAAAAAAATCCCCTGAAGAGCTGAAGGCATCCGCCCAGATGTCAGAATTCAAAATCGCCTGCGTCGATGCAAGCGGCATAGCTGCGCGAAACAGGCTCGGATCACAGACCAGCCCGATAGTGAATACCGCAATTCTTGGGGCATTTTGCAGAATAACCGGCATATGCTCGATGGATTCTATCTCCAATGCGATAAGAAAAGGCGTTCCAATAAAACCAGACGCCAACATTAAGGCCGCCATGGAAGCTTATGACGAAGTTCTTTTTTCAAGCGAACACTAA
- a CDS encoding 23S rRNA (pseudouridine(1915)-N(3))-methyltransferase RlmH — protein MKIKIISIGKIKSKPVTELVSDYFSRLKHYHNASLNSFRDDFYALGEISSSDYLVVMDEHGKKLSSVGLAEFIESRANASTKNLCFFIGGPDGVSDEVKFRANLILSLSDMTFPHELAQAMLLEQLYRASSINRNEPYHRT, from the coding sequence GTGAAAATCAAGATTATCAGCATTGGCAAGATCAAATCGAAGCCGGTTACCGAATTGGTCTCGGATTATTTTTCGAGGTTAAAACATTACCATAATGCAAGTTTGAATTCTTTCAGGGACGATTTCTATGCGCTCGGCGAGATATCATCATCGGATTATCTGGTAGTCATGGATGAGCATGGGAAAAAATTAAGCTCCGTCGGTCTCGCCGAATTTATCGAGTCGAGGGCGAATGCATCCACAAAAAACCTCTGCTTTTTCATAGGAGGTCCGGATGGAGTTTCCGATGAGGTGAAGTTCAGGGCAAATTTAATCCTCTCCCTTTCCGATATGACTTTTCCACATGAACTTGCGCAGGCTATGCTTCTCGAGCAGCTCTATCGTGCAAGTTCGATAAACCGGAATGAACCTTATCATAGAACTTGA
- the porA gene encoding pyruvate ferredoxin oxidoreductase, translating to MSKKEVLMGNHATSYGVKLARTEVISAYPITPQTQIVEELSEMCAKGELNAKFIKVESEHSAMAATIAASQAGARAFTATSSQGLALMHELLFWAAYGRLPVVLCNVNRAMAPGWSIWSDQTDSLAQRDTGWIQLYCETNQEVIDTILMAFRLAETIYLPVMVVYDSFILSHTYEPVEIPDISEVDKFLPPFKPKYKLDTSAPMTFNPLCAPDNYMEFRYIMEKAHREAINTYNDIAKNFEKKFGRPNDIVEMIDADDAEIVFLTSGSMTSTARVAVKQLRERGEKVGICKIRMFRPFPFDALREAAGNISGGRKIKKIAVLDRNISHGCGGIWSSEIKSAFYDIAQAPDIFTFHIGLGGRDVTPESIIEVYNKTKAADHPSEDIWIGLKK from the coding sequence ATGTCAAAAAAAGAAGTCCTAATGGGAAATCACGCTACCTCCTACGGAGTGAAGCTTGCCAGAACAGAGGTAATATCCGCATATCCAATCACACCGCAGACGCAGATAGTCGAGGAGCTTTCGGAGATGTGCGCAAAAGGGGAGCTCAACGCCAAGTTTATAAAAGTGGAATCCGAGCATTCGGCAATGGCCGCTACTATAGCGGCTTCGCAGGCCGGAGCAAGGGCATTTACCGCAACATCGTCGCAAGGGCTGGCTTTAATGCACGAGCTTTTATTCTGGGCCGCGTATGGGAGGCTCCCGGTAGTGCTTTGCAACGTCAACCGTGCGATGGCCCCTGGCTGGAGCATCTGGAGCGACCAGACCGACTCGCTTGCACAGCGCGACACCGGTTGGATACAGCTATACTGTGAAACGAATCAGGAAGTCATCGACACCATACTGATGGCCTTCAGGCTCGCGGAAACGATCTATCTTCCGGTCATGGTGGTCTACGATTCGTTCATACTCTCCCATACCTACGAACCGGTTGAGATTCCCGACATCAGCGAGGTCGATAAGTTCCTTCCTCCATTCAAGCCGAAATATAAGCTCGACACGAGCGCGCCAATGACCTTCAACCCGCTTTGCGCGCCTGACAACTATATGGAGTTCCGCTATATAATGGAAAAGGCCCACCGTGAAGCGATAAACACATATAACGATATCGCCAAAAATTTCGAAAAGAAATTTGGAAGGCCGAATGACATCGTGGAAATGATAGATGCCGATGATGCTGAAATAGTGTTCCTCACCAGCGGATCGATGACGTCCACCGCTCGCGTCGCTGTAAAACAACTCCGCGAACGTGGAGAAAAGGTTGGCATCTGTAAAATTCGAATGTTCCGCCCATTCCCGTTCGATGCGTTACGTGAGGCGGCTGGAAACATCTCGGGCGGCAGGAAAATAAAAAAGATAGCCGTTCTGGACAGAAATATCAGCCATGGCTGCGGCGGAATATGGAGCAGCGAAATCAAGTCCGCTTTCTACGACATCGCGCAGGCTCCGGATATCTTCACCTTCCATATAGGCCTTGGAGGAAGAGATGTAACGCCGGAATCCATCATCGAAGTTTATAACAAAACGAAAGCAGCAGATCACCCATCCGAAGACATTTGGATAGGTCTCAAAAAATAG